The genomic interval catgagtctcaaaaatgatataCCAGATTAGTTTCGtgaaaaatgcgtggacagctttcgctggccgaATCTagtacacaaaaacacaaaaacaatgttttgaaaATCAAAGagatttatattaaaaacaaaaattttaataattataatacattgtTTATGAATTTACCAAAAAGCGTTTCACTTGATTCTTAGTAATCACTGCTATTTGAATTTGTCCACCGGACAAACAATCTCGGGTCACTGCCAGCGCCAAGGTCTTTGATACGAACTCTTCCGCGCGTATTTTACTCATATTTACAGTGAAATGGGCATCGATGTAACCGTACACATAAGGACTTCCTGATCCTTGAGCAGATACAGGTTCCCGTTTTATCATGCCTCCCGACGATATCACATAAACCTGCCCTCCGCAAATGTTATCATATCCAACAACAACAATTTCTGTGTTGATACTATCTCTATTATTATAACAAAGTGCACGAAAGATTGCCGCCACAGTAAGCACCGTCACTTCACCTAAATTAATTTTTAGCACTTGAAGCTGAAATACTGCATTATCGATAATTGATTGAATTTCTGCTGCAGAACCTGTACCACTGCAGTAAATGAAGTCGTCGATCTTTATTAACTTGTCGGCTGCTCGGTTGTTAATATAATTTCGTGTAGTCATCTGAGAATCTGTTCCAATAATCACTCCACCTTTAAATTCGCAGGCTATTATCGATGTACCGCTCTTCTCAGGGACAGTGGCTTCACCAAACACGTTATTATTAGTTACCGGGGTTACAAGTGAAGACATTTTGGTTTTACTCCACAGTTATGATTTTCAATTTGGAGACCGGTCTTGTTCAcgcttcatacaaattttatgaaagTCACTCCCTTCAAGACATTAGAAAATATTTCGATTTAGTAGAGCCCGAGTAGCATAGCATAGCATTGCATTGGTCCATCCAACATTGGTCCTTGACTtgatatatgaaaaaaaaatggtttctaAACGAGATGTCGAGTTCAAGTAGTTTCAAACagtgaaatataataaatacttgattaaacaaaaaaaaacaattgctcaattaaattatagtaaataatataatattaaatttatttatccgAATAAAATGGTCCAgcactgcggggctactacaaaacgaaaaatcgaagttcgtatcgcaccgtcaaTTTCACTCGCGTAATGAATGGCATAAGGCCCTATggcctgtagggctactacgaaactcgactcgaagttcctatcgtaccgtccctctcgctctcgtattaaatagtttaagtgtcagagggaccgcacgacatttTTGTTTCGTACTAGCCCTGCTGCTAATTgattgcattttattttaaactgcaTGACTAGCTCGACAGGCAGGGATTGCGCTACGGACTTCATCTAAACAAGGATGTCTGTGGATTGCGCAACGCAAGCTATCCAGATTTAGTCTTCTCAAACACGCTTTTTAACggtcactttgacatttcattTGAAAATAAGGTTTGCTTGCGTCTCGCTCGCTCGGTTGCTTGTGTGACACTGTGTGAATTCATATTTTATGAtcgaacataaaaataattccgCGAGTGCATTATTTAAGCAATgaataatgataattaattaattttaatggtgATAGATAGTGATAATTTCGGATAATAATCGGTCAACATGGCAATATCAGCTCAACGCGATCTTGTCAGCTCCATGAAAACAGAAACATTCCTAAATGTTTCTATCATTAACAAGTTTTACTCATTGCCTCCGGAACTTAGGCAATTCAACAAAGATGCCTTGGAGAAGCTTACACAAAACGTATTCAACCCtctttcatattatttagtgtcaattGTGGACCCAGAAAAGGCGGCAGCGCTTTCATGGCCACTATATGATACCAAAACTGAAAGAACTTATCGAAATGAACTTTCTGCTTTTATAGCTGATTACAGCGGTAAAGGACTGCTTTCTCCTGTGATGTCATCATATTTAGTTAACCCAGCATGCTATAAAGTAACTGTTTTCATGTTCCAACTATCTCAGTTGGCTGTACAGAAAATTCTCAAGTCTAAAATGAAAAGAGATCACCAAAAAAAGCTATACTGTGAAATGAAGGAAAAATACAAGTCAGTTATTCAAGACCCAGGGTTTGTAGAGACTGTTGAAAGAGAAAATGaagttatgttaaaaaaattggcaaatTATTTACAGAAGAGAAAGAAATATGAGAAAATAGCTAAGTTATTTGGTGATAGAATTAGATCTATGGGGGATAAATTGTTGAAGTTAAAAGCTCAGGAGTACATAGACAGCTTGGTGGATAGTTTTGTGGATGATTCATTGGACGAAGCTACGAAGTTAAGTATactagaaataaaaaatgtaaacaaaccagCTCCGTTTTTTGATGCTTGGCTAGAAGACATCGATTTAGAACTAGGCATGTTAGAATCAGAATGGGAAAGCAAAATGTCTTCGATGGTAAAATCTGCAACAAAAACCATGGAGTTGACCAAAGAATTAATAGAAAGGCAAACTGGTGAAGCGGACAAAAGTTCCTACATGGTAGAATATAACCATGTTACTGATGAAATTTGCACAAAAGATTTGCAAGATAAAGTGAACAGTCAGCAGAAATATATTCTTAAAAACATAGTAAAACATGAGAGATTGAGTTTCCCGAACCTGATACGGGGCTACATAGTGGCTGTGAGTTACATATTGAAGAACAAGCAGATTGGTGATGGGGTGTATCAATTCAATGAGTATCTTCAGCATGGCAACAAAAGCTACTCGGAAATGGTTATGGCCATGAAAAACCTGATGGAGAGAGTTGGCAATGCAGAGTCCAGGCtggaggtaattttttttttaaatcttttttggGATCTAGGCACACTTTAGTGCCTACAGATTACTGGCtaattataatgaaaaatacattatgcAGTCTTTGCGCCAGATCCAGACTGGtcaaaaatgttaattaaaaaaaaaacttgactcATATCATCTGTAGCTCTCAATCTTGAtgctggcaaaattgtccaattggacagaagccatttagttttattaaaaataaaatgttaaattgaaattgttgATTTTGCTTGAAATAATGGATCAATTGTTACAATACCTACTTCATAGTTTTGTTTCAAAAGCCCTACTAATTTAGTAGCATTTGTAGTTGTGCTTGTCCAGAGACTAAGAACGCAAACGCAAAACACATTCAAACTAGCAATTGAAAtcaatatatctaaacttgtaTTTGCTCTGATTTAGCAGACAATAGAAATTATCAATAAATGAGACAATCCACTCTCTGTCAGAAAGTCAAGGAAGCTCAAGGACGTCAGGGAAGCTGAAGTTTCCACTGCACACTTTACTAGTAAATGTAGGATTACGTATCCATCTGTATAAAATActaatagtattttttctttttttttcagccaTCCATTGTTTCTTTCAACCAGTCAATATCAATAAAAGAGGTTCCTGAAATCCCACCGCTGCCTGACCTCTCAGACCTTTCAATGAAACGGGACCCACAAGTCTACTTTGATACCTTCACACCTCTTGGTTTACCTAAGAACCGGTTCAACTTACGAAAAACCAATACTGGCACTGCATCATTCCTCAAACCACAGAACCGATCTCTAATGCACCAAATCCCAAGAGATGACTTTCTGAAAAACTTTGCATCAGGACCatttttcgaaagacaaaattcGAACCCTAATGCCTGCAACTTGTCTATAATCTCCCAAGTGCACGCGCGGAGTAACGAAACTATAGCAGAATGCTCTTCAGGCTTCACCAAGCAACAAATACAGAGACTACTTTCGACGCACAAAAAATCAAGCAGCACAAAGAAACATAAATTCAAACTCGACAGACCACAAATACACGTAAAGAAAGgtctgtttaatatttctaacaCTTCCAGTGAAAATGGTATAGTTCGTTGTCATTCATCACCAAACCTACTTGAAATCAAAGAGAAGCAATTCACCCAAAGGCGGAGAAAGCTATCTATCATGCAAGAAGGAAGCCCCTCGCTTGTTGAAGTGTCAGGAATCATGTCTTTGGAACAAAAACATACACCATTAAGCTTAGACAGAAGTCCTATGAACAATACCGCAGTGCCTATACCTGGGATAGTGATTACTCCCAGTAAAGAAAGCAATTTCACAAAGAACACTGCTGTTGAAAATGGAGACTCTAGTGTAACATCACTAGGGCCAAAGAAATCTATTGATGCAGAGGAGGATACATCTAACATTACACCAAAGAGTAGAATCCCTGTGCCTGTTAAAAAAACAAGTTCTATAGAAAAAATAATCAACAGATTTAAAAGAGTTCGCGCTAATGTGGTAGCAATGGAAGATgatgtaaatataaaaactattGTTGAAGAAAAGGAAAATTTTAACGCTGTTAATGTTGATGTGTTTACAGCAAATAAGATATTATTGCCTGACTTGTTAAGTCCGAGTTGTAGTATGTTTACCTTTAAAGCTAGTGAGTTTTTAGATCCAATAAGTAATGATGTTGAGACTGAAGTTAGAAAACCAAGAGAAAGTCTGGGCACTGCCCTTGGTGTTGACAACACTTTTTTGGATCAATTTGATCTTATCGACTGATTTACGCTTTATGTTGTATTGTTTACTGTTTATACTGTTTTTTTGAGATGGTAGATTGGCTTTAGCTAATAGAATATGTGCATTCTATGATTAGAAAGACACATTTGTACAGTAGCGTCCTTCTAGTGACGATTATGCATTTGTAGATAGAATATTATGCATTTGTTCATAGATTTTGATAGAAACACTGGCTTTACCACAATATTAAATAAGTCTTAGATATGactaaaattacagttttctatgtATGTACAcgtaaactagtttgctaaagtcaaggtcggttttctttttccttctcgaatcttcaggaaaatgaAAGAAACTGACGAGTCCCTAGCGACATTGGGGCTGcatttctaccagagatgtgagaggaatgtgtttgtcatgaaccaatagaattgcttcatttacctatcttcgcacagcatcggtctagtggaaacagttgagcaaagcgaagataggtaaattaggtgtttctattggttcatattCATGAGAAACACGTCTCTGGTGCGCCTAATATGTCGCCATGTGATATTTTAGAGCGGCCAAAGTGATCAACAATATTGATGCATGAACCCCAACACataggggctacccgaggttttcatcgatttttgacaagttttgaatcgtatcctacttttgcactacagatagaattataagtcaaacggctattgattctccaatcttttatctccatttttgtctaccggattttgaaaaaaattaatacttaattttgtatgattttttaaacattgtctgaaaaaaaaaaacacttatttcgtacctctattgacgtgaaagatctaacatatacgaaatctacatatttggattcgtctttgacgtctctaaaaactggtcgagggtttttatttgaaactaattaacacaaaagttatggccagaaaaccagttttttggcctgaaattgttcaactttgatggcAAATgaatctcgaaaacaatgaactttgaagtaaatatgggatactatattgcttaaagccattgttttaaatataataagttacaaaaatcattagaaaactaaggaattcagatcaaaggtcattggggcatgggagccccttaataatagagtgcatttgcccatatttttgaccacctttgccgctccgaaatatctgaggGTAACTGTTCATCGGTATTCTAAGTTTTATGGTAATGTGGAGActatttgtttataatttatgaaTAACATTAGGTATACTTTATATTTCAGCCACACTCGAGTTCTCAATATTTAACCAAATGCGattgtcaatattttttaaaatagagaAAATTATGCATCGGCTTATTGGAGGTCTCGGAGTGTGCACTGTTGCTACTTGCACTGCCTTTTTGTTTTGCTATTTTAGCTATAgccgaataaaacaaaaaaaagattgttaATTACCGAgttgaaaagtttaaaaaaattcgtCGACGTCCGTTTTGAATGTTTGCTGAATGGCaacgaaataaaaatgtattttgctTAACGTTACaattatctaaaaaaatattaatttaacacAGACCGAAGATTTTTTGACAGAATTCTGTACTTTCTTTGATATATACTTTCTATTATATTTCAAAGAGTAATAAAAAACTATACGGCATATTTCAGTCATTGCTTAGGATAGTTGAgctaaatacctactaaataaaaagaaacaagaGTTTTTAAACACGTAACTGAGAGaacttagatatatttagttgaAAAGTTTTGACTAAATGCACCTTGTTCTAAAAACTGAATATTTGTCTCAGTTTCGTCTTTAATAATGGTGAAAATGTTTCTCCAAATATATCTACTAGTGTACtgtaaataacaatgaaatatGTATAGCAAACGCTTTAATTATATCttacattattaattataatgcatttgtttttttttaagttatacctaaatgtttaacctcttcaccgccacaaaaccaacgaagtgacgtgctctgtacgccacagaaaagccagcgacaaatcaaattgattaattccattgcagaagggtTAATtccgagttgaatgttggtcatgtatagatgagcgtggcgtgtgaggcattccattggctgtcacgactggatgactggcggtgaagaggttaatacTTACTACAGATGTGTATCAGTGGCGTGCCGccctaatataataattaataacttaattcACACCGAATTGCCACATTTTCTATGTAGCTAACCatatacaattactttgctcacccacacgaccttacgatagttttacggtctatgcaacaaatgtgtattcatgtagctcctccgcctccacgctggaacacaaacatcacacaaacccaaccaaCACACTAcgatgacgcgtttcgaactcaaccagaggtcATCATCAGAACGAGCGaagtgtgatggtggtgatggttgggtttgtatgtgtgtgtgagagtgctgcatgaacacacatttgtgtcgtagaacaaagtaattgtttatagtgaATTGATATGGGCCTCCGTAAAGCAACGCCTGATTCATTGAACTTTTTATGTAAGGTCAGCAAATGATGCCAAAGAATGGCACAGGTTGTGTGTGTACACTAACTTTGCGAGGCGTTGTATACCCTATTCGTTTTCTTTTCCACTTTTGCGGACTGAATGCTTCCCATTGAGACTGAATCGCATAGAGTTGTAACTACCCATCAGAATGCTTGCATAAACTATTACCGGTATgacgaaaaatataattttatttagtcagtatattttatgattattacaCTCGGTGGCCTATGCCACTGACTATTATAGTCCCACGATAAAAGTAGAGaatgaataatgaaataaattaatgtcataTTCATTCATTTTACGCCAAAATTATTACATAAAACGTAATCTGTTCGCCGACAGttgataaaacaaaattatgaacTGTACAAAACACGCGAACATCATAACGATACAATTGAAGCCCATATTACAACAATGGTAATATTACCATCGCGTCCGCCCGCTCGCCCGGGTGTTTGACAAGAACTGAATGCTTGGTGCCACGAAACTCGATTCGCGCGGTGAAAagcaacatttaatttttactttttccgTGGAAAATagtaacttaaaaatatataagaatatacctacctaatgcaGTGTTTAGActgtgtgtgtatttatgtatgttaatttcctctgtgttgtttacaatatgtaattgtacctaatcaaataaatcaaatcaaatacataaaataaaagtaacactTATAATATAATCAAAACTTTTAATTCAAATATATAACAATGTCCAtatttaaatagaataatacaaaaataagttAGCACCTCTTCTTACAAGCTACAGCGCAATTGTACTAAAAATTCACATAACTCTTGTACTGAAGCAAATTAAATAGCCATCAAACAAGCAGAATCAAAAGCGTTCACGATCAACTTAGAGGACAAATTTTACTCGTGGTGCtgttgaaaatattaaatacctataatataacCCAATTGCCATCCTCAAAGAAAACATCATTCTTAATTTACGAGTTTGAGTGCAGGGTATCAGGGGCTCAGGGTATCTTCGCTTAGTacacaataacctaacctacctacttacttgaCCAAGTCACTCTAGTTCTAGTATCAATTTTAACAATAAtccaaactaaaattaaattaaacttttgaaATGGCAATTGGGAACACCGAAAtgtacactttttttgtaaaaatctaAACTGCTCTGCTATTTGGCTTTCATCTTATAAAATGACTACGTGTCGCAACAATCACATTCTTTATCCACTTTATATCTAATAATTATGCTTCACAAATATTTATCATACAAAGATTATACTTACCTTCAATGCTAGAGAGCACCGTGCAAAGCTTATTGGAAAAACGTGCCTCAAATCTTATATAGTGTACCTACAGACGCTATCAGATACTTGGGAGCAACCCAGGTGGTCAAAAAAACACGCACTCTGTCCGAACTCATGCTGATATCTTTGATCACCTTGGCAGTtctgaaatatctgataacAACTGTACCAATATTATGCCCTGGTTtttctgctatttttttttttactgaggACGAAAGTGCGGTAGCTTCATCTTTAGCTATGTACTGTCTATCTTACATCTCTCACCctctgttttaccatccattgattaaatttaagtatttgacggataaatgtgattccgtctgtttcttttgttcgaatagcatggagacggcatcacatttattcgtcagataaaattaatcaatgggtggtgaaacagcccctaaatcttacAGCCGTGGGTCGTTCTCCTCAAGTTTGACCATCTTCTCAGAGATTTCCCACAGTTTTCTAGCCCTTTGCGGATCAGAGGCCGCAGCAGACACTGTACTCTCAACGCAATCCGAAAAGTACTTCCCAGTCACTTTCTCTAAAGTAGGTTCAACAGCCAGCATTACTGACGTCTGACAACCCTGCTGGGGGGATTTGAAGAAGCACTTGTTGATGGCCAGGAGTCCCCAGCTGAGAGGCCTGGGAACAGATCTCCAGATACCAGAGTCGATCAAGCCTGGGTGTAGACAATTGGCGGTGACACCTGTGCCTTCTAAACGCCTGGCCAGCTCCTTGGTGAAAAGAATGTTAGCTTCCTTTGAGGCGTAGTATAAATACCCTGGAACTGTGGATACGGGGTTAGGATTCTCCAAATTGAAGGTAGCCAAGCGGTATAATGATGACGCCACGATAATGATCCTGGATGGAGCACTTTTCTTCAGTAAATCAGACAAGAGATGCGTTAGCAAGAATGGCCCGTAGTGATTGGTGGCCATGGTTAGCTCGATATCATCCTGAGACTTGTTCTTTCTGAAGGTTTCTGCGTAACCAGCGTTGTGGATGAGGACGTCCAgtttttcaacatttttgtTGATGTCTTCGGCGAAAGCTCGGACAGAAGCAAAAGAGCTAAGATCCAGTTTCATCACCTCCACCTTGGTGTTGTTTGTGGAGTCGATGATTTGACCTGAAAATTGAGAAAGTAATATCAGGTAAGTTGCAAAGCATTGATGTTACCGATCGTACCAAATTTTTTGTAACCTAACATGACCTAACCTTCCGGAATCTTGACAGAGTAACAAATTATATTACCGAAATATTTTTGATGTAGGAAATATTATATCTCACGTGTCCCAAATGTTATATTTGCCAACTCAGGATTTTCtttgaaactatatttttttcggaactttcataaaataaacctaacctaaccgtgTTCTTTAAAAgcttttctaccagtctgaagtcggtgcctcctcggaagtggacctataatcgtctacctcacctacaactatacgagtctattgggcttcaatcactcgtCGTGGTTGCTGGGTGGTCCTGGTGCCTCAGCAGCGACtccagactggta from Choristoneura fumiferana chromosome 25, NRCan_CFum_1, whole genome shotgun sequence carries:
- the LOC141442255 gene encoding uncharacterized protein codes for the protein MAISAQRDLVSSMKTETFLNVSIINKFYSLPPELRQFNKDALEKLTQNVFNPLSYYLVSIVDPEKAAALSWPLYDTKTERTYRNELSAFIADYSGKGLLSPVMSSYLVNPACYKVTVFMFQLSQLAVQKILKSKMKRDHQKKLYCEMKEKYKSVIQDPGFVETVERENEVMLKKLANYLQKRKKYEKIAKLFGDRIRSMGDKLLKLKAQEYIDSLVDSFVDDSLDEATKLSILEIKNVNKPAPFFDAWLEDIDLELGMLESEWESKMSSMVKSATKTMELTKELIERQTGEADKSSYMVEYNHVTDEICTKDLQDKVNSQQKYILKNIVKHERLSFPNLIRGYIVAVSYILKNKQIGDGVYQFNEYLQHGNKSYSEMVMAMKNLMERVGNAESRLEPSIVSFNQSISIKEVPEIPPLPDLSDLSMKRDPQVYFDTFTPLGLPKNRFNLRKTNTGTASFLKPQNRSLMHQIPRDDFLKNFASGPFFERQNSNPNACNLSIISQVHARSNETIAECSSGFTKQQIQRLLSTHKKSSSTKKHKFKLDRPQIHVKKGLFNISNTSSENGIVRCHSSPNLLEIKEKQFTQRRRKLSIMQEGSPSLVEVSGIMSLEQKHTPLSLDRSPMNNTAVPIPGIVITPSKESNFTKNTAVENGDSSVTSLGPKKSIDAEEDTSNITPKSRIPVPVKKTSSIEKIINRFKRVRANVVAMEDDVNIKTIVEEKENFNAVNVDVFTANKILLPDLLSPSCSMFTFKASEFLDPISNDVETEVRKPRESLGTALGVDNTFLDQFDLID
- the LOC141442176 gene encoding retinol dehydrogenase 14, yielding MIVAEAWRSSYLFWVFPVLVLLVILSVLAVFTVLLGVRLYAQYTCGRYRSKIRMDGKTVIVTGCTSGIGKETARALAQRGARVIMACRNVEAAEKVKGQIIDSTNNTKVEVMKLDLSSFASVRAFAEDINKNVEKLDVLIHNAGYAETFRKNKSQDDIELTMATNHYGPFLLTHLLSDLLKKSAPSRIIIVASSLYRLATFNLENPNPVSTVPGYLYYASKEANILFTKELARRLEGTGVTANCLHPGLIDSGIWRSVPRPLSWGLLAINKCFFKSPQQGCQTSVMLAVEPTLEKVTGKYFSDCVESTVSAAASDPQRARKLWEISEKMVKLEENDPRL